A part of Drosophila ananassae strain 14024-0371.13 chromosome 2R, ASM1763931v2, whole genome shotgun sequence genomic DNA contains:
- the LOC6507416 gene encoding Down syndrome cell adhesion molecule-like protein Dscam2 isoform X5: MWISSRLFVIFLLLHLETTCSEPFEAHLRGPGFVMEPPGRVEFSNSSGGWLDCSASGSPQPTIDWVHADGSAVTEIHGVRRVLRNGTLVLMPFAAAAYHQDVHNTIYRCIASNSVGRIVSRDVQVRAVVAQAYKVDVEVLSASRGCTAILRCVVPTFVKELVRVVSWVHEPAIYIYPSLQGDGKFHLLPTGELLIHNLQESDESQSFRCRSMHRLTRQVVVSSPTRLRINSHRGIISPSVVEHTAHVQVSQDEGAVLLCVAQGCPSPEYSWYTHNGAGPLPVLSGPRVRLLGPILAIEAVTGEDSGVYKCTASNVGGEASAELRLTVATPIQVEISPNVLSVHMGGTAEFRCLVTSNGSPVGMQNILWYKDGRQLPSSGRVEDTLVVPRVSRENRGMYQCVVRRPEGDTFQATAELQLGDAPPVLLYSFIEQTLQPGPAVSLKCSAAGNPTPQISWTLDGFPLPSNGRFMIGQYITVHGDVISHVNISHVMVEDGGEYACIAENRAGRVQHAARLNIYGLPYIRLIPKVTAVSGETLNLKCPVAGYPIEEIHWERGGRELPDDIRQRVQPDGSLTISPVQKNSDSGVYTCWARNKQGHSARRSGEVTVIVPPKVSPFQTSILQLNMGDRASLTCSVVKGDLPLTINWRKDGRPIDPTQHMSVKQVDQYNSILVIENLGSDHTGNYSCVVRNSAAEVENSQALLVNVPPRWIVEPVDANVERNRHIMLHCQAQGVPTPSIVWKKATGSKSGEYEEVRERPFTKLLGNGSLLLQHVKEDREGFYLCQANNGIGTGIGKVIQLKVNSSPYFSSTSRSVMVKKGDTALLQCAVSGDKPINIVWMRSGKNTLNPSTNYKISVKQEATPDGVSAELQIRTVDATDSGPYFCRASNLYGNDQQLVQLQVQEPPQPPSVLEAAMISSRSVNLKWQPKTLGTGDVSKYLVEFREADPALFVEQWQQVEVKDPPTFNAMIENLKPATRYAFRVIAEGSAGRSAPSQELIVRTEPQRPAGPPLNLSARPLSSTELLISWVAPLPELRHGDIQGYNVGYKLANSGNTAYNFTSVSGDGDGGNGELLLSGLAKFQRYNVVVQAFNQVGPGPLSEPATSQTMEDVPSRSPEDVRCAALSSQSLQVSWQPPPIYHTNGLLQGYKLIFEPIIDDIQPSKDEVESRKTTALTMVLTGLRKYTNYSIQVLAHTRMGDGVLSKPLYCHSEEDVPEAPADIKVVVSSSQSLYISWLPPTEPNGVITKFSLYTRVVNGREELNNEKRSLPSQQAYYEAKGLHPHMEYQFWVTASTRVGEGKSSRVASQITTNRIPARIISFGGPVVRPWRSTVTLPCTAVGKPKRDWFKSDVVLRQGGVHNTQLLDTGDLIISSLELADGGNYSCQVDNGIGTDRLTHILMVQVPPSAPTLYVTSATSSSILMHWKCGFTGNAPITGYTLFYRRGNGNTDEMQLSRHASSHELKGLVCGSTYQIYLSAQNKVGPSPSSIMLHVRTQGQSPGQPSSTALLAPNSTSLLVRLHSWPDNGCPILYFVLQYKAMTDDPDAEWVMVSNALKPQRRLVVPNLLPSTLYHLRMEAHNVAGQSSAEFSFVTLTKDGDPPPPEIVQRGHRGTTVFYGNINLLIPSIAALSGMICTIVMVIICYRNKQSAHSQKESLENRANSEAAQRERYYATIHKVSMQNNDKIPETSEDISPYATFQLSEGAGNMSQPHHGGPANTLLHSFMYHERALAEGCSSPPPAASKNRRRHSRKTEPESEESESDQDQLTSSRTESSNQHEGKIKHSIIYHGAQSSTSSDLSPMSEQKSLPRRGRSRYHHQQYQFSTNTTPRHHNSNKMNNNTSNNINTTNMNINMNMNSTATNTTATPSTSNSNKILSPRGGGNLKSISSTFKSQDSIQCHIPTLVKSPSISTQQQKQFHKQQVLGSTNGSSSNGNGNSNSNMSCNPNSNSSSLKQQQPLLITPKLHQLEAGSGPQELMGLDGIGGSPLVACMPPSSQFRPIPHKSSIMPAHEPPHHQNHSNHLPPHHPSSGSTLLNPSTAMLSSKFFTAPTLPK; encoded by the exons ATGTGGATTAGTAGCCGCCTTTTCGTGATTTTCCTGCTGCTCCATCTCG AAACCACCTGCAGTGAACCCTTCGAAGCGCACTTGCGCGGTCCTGGATTCGTGATGGAACCGCCAGGGCGGGTGGAGTTCTCAAACTCCTCCGGCGGCTGGCTAGACTGCTCCGCCTCCGGCAGCCCGCAGCCCACGATCGACTGGGTCCATGCGGACGGATCGGCCGTAACCGAGATCCATGGAGTGAGGCGGGTCCTGCGCAACGGCACCCTCGTCCTGATGCCCTTCGCTGCGGCTGCCTACCACCAGGATGTGCACAACACGATCTACCGTTGCATTGCCAGCAACTCCGTGGGGCGCATCGTATCGCGGGATGTGCAAGTGAGGGCGG TCGTGGCACAGGCCTACAAAGTGGATGTGGAGGTCCTGTCGGCGTCGCGCGGCTGCACCGCCATCCTGCGCTGCGTGGTGCCCACGTTCGTCAAGGAACTGGTGCGAGTCGTCTCCTGGGTTCATGAACCCGCTATCTACATCTATCCCTCGCTGCAAGGCG ATGGCAAGTTCCACCTCCTGCCCACCGGTGAGCTGCTCATCCACAACCTGCAGGAGAGCGACGAGTCGCAGTCGTTCCGGTGCCGCAGCATGCACCGCCTCACCCGCCAAGTGGTGGTATCCTCGCCCACCCGGCTGCGTATTAATT CGCATCGCGGCATCATTTCGCCGAGCGTGGTGGAGCACACGGCCCATGTGCAGGTGTCGCAGGACGAGGGCGCGGTGCTGCTGTGCGTCGCTCAGGGCTGTCCTTCGCCCGAATACAG CTGGTACACCCACAACGGAGCCGGGCCCCTGCCCGTGCTGAGCGGTCCCCGGGTCCGGCTACTGGGTCCCATCCTGGCCATCGAGGCGGTTACCGGCGAGGACTCCGGCGTATACAAGTGCACGGCCAGCAATGTGGGCGGCGAGGCCAGTGCCGAGCTCCGCCTGACAGTGGCCACGCCCATCCAGGTGGAAATCTCCCCGAATGTGCTCAGCGTCCACATGGGCGGCACCGCGGAGTTTCGTTGCCTGGTGACCAGCAACGGCAGCCCGGTGGGCATGCAAAACATCCTCTGGTACAAGGACGGTCGCCAGCTGCCGTCGTCGGGACGCGTCGAGGACACGTTGGTGGTGCCGCGAGTGAGTCGCGAAAATCGGGGCATGTATCAGTGCGTGGTGCGACGGCCCGAGGGCGATACATTCCAGGCCACCGCGGAATTGCAACTAGGAG ATGCTCCGCCCGTGCTCCTGTACAGCTTCATCGAGCAGACTCTGCAGCCCGGCCCAGCTGTGAGCCTGAAGTGCTCCGCTGCCGGCAATCCTACGCCGCAAATTTCATGGACACTGGACGGATTTCCGCTGCCATCAAACGGAAG ATTTATGATCGGACAATATATCACTGTGCATGGCGATGTAATTAGTCATGTTAACATAAGCCACGTCATGGTGGAAGATGGCGGCGAGTACGCCTGCATAGCTGAGAACAGGGCAGGACGAGTGCAGCACGCCGCTCGCCTCAATATTTATG GTCTTCCTTACATTCGACTGATTCCGAAGGTAACCGCCGTCTCTGGCGAGACATTGAATCTAAAGTGCCCCGTGGCCGGGTATCCCATCGAGGAGATCCACTGGGAGAGGGGCGGCAGGGAGCTGCCGGATGACATACGGCAGAGGGTCCAGCCGGACGGCTCGCTGACCATCAGTCCGGTGCAAAAGAACTCCGATTCCGGGGTGTACACGTGCTGGGCGCGGAACAAACAGGGTCACAGTGCCAGGCGGAGCGGCGAGGTGACGGTCATAG TGCCGCCGAAGGTTAGTCCCTTTCAAACGAGCATCCTGCAGCTGAACATGGGCGACCGGGCCTCCCTCACCTGCTCGGTGGTGAAGGGCGACCTGCCGCTGACCATCAACTGGCGTAAGGACGGCCGCCCCATCGACCCCACCCAGCACATGTCCGTCAAGCAGGTGGACCAGTACAATAGCATCCTGGTGATCGAGAATCTCGGCAGCGACCACACCGGCAACTACTCCTGTGTGGTGCGAAACTCTGCGGCCGAGGTGGAGAACTCGCAGGCCCTGCTCGTCAACG TGCCGCCTCGCTGGATTGTCGAGCCCGTTGATGCGAATGTGGAGCGCAACCGCCACATAATGTTGCACTGCCAGGCTCAGGGTGTACCCACGCCCAGTATAGTGTGGAAAAAGGCCACAG GCAGCAAATCAGGAGAGTACGAGGAGGTCAGGGAGCGCCCCTTCACCAAGCTACTGGGCAACGGGTCCCTCCTGCTCCAGCACGTGAAGGAGGATCGCGAGGGCTTCTATCTGTGCCAGGCCAACAATGGCATCGGCACCGGCATCGGAAAGGTCATCCAGCTGAAAGTGAACT CCTCGCCGTACTTCTCCTCCACCTCCCGTTCCGTGATGGTGAAAAAGGGCGACACCGCCCTGCTCCAGTGCGCGGTGAGCGGCGACAAGCCGATTAACATTGTCTGGATGCGTTCGGGCAAGAACACGCTGAATCCCTCGACCAATTACAA GATCTCAGTGAAGCAGGAGGCCACGCCGGACGGTGTTTCCGCCGAGCTGCAAATCCGCACAGTGGATGCCACCGACAGTGGTCCCTACTTCTGCCGGGCGAGCAACCTCTATGGAAACGATCAGCAACTGGTGCAGCTCCAGGTCCAGGAACCGCCGCAGCCACCCAGCGTCCTGGAGGCGGCCATGATCAGCAGTCGGTCAGTGAATCTCAAGTGGCAGCCTAAGACCCTGGGCACCGGCGACGTCTCCAAGTACCTGGTGGAGTTCCGCGAGGCTGATC CAGCTCTGTTTGTGGAGCAGTGGCAGCAAGTGGAGGTTAAGGACCCACCCACTTTTAATGCCATGATAGAGAACCTTAAGCCGGCCACGCGATATGCCTTCCGGGTGATTGCCGAGGGCTCTGCTGGACGTAGTGCACCCAGCCAGGAGCTGATTGTTCGAACTGAGCCACAGAGACCGGCGGGTCCACCACTGAATCTCTCCGCCCGTCCTCTGTCCTCCACGGAGCTGCTAATCAGCTGGGTGGCTCCACTTCCGGAGCTGCGACATGGCGACATCCAGGGTTACAATGTGGGCTACAAGTTGGCCAACTCGGGCAACACGGCCTACAACTTTACCTCGGTTTCCGGTGACGGTGATGGCGGAAACGGAGAGCTGCTCCTGAGTGGACTGGCTAAGTTCCAGCGCTACAATGTGGTGGTGCAGGCCTTCAACCAGGTGGGACCAGGTCCGCTCTCGGAACCAGCTACATCCCAGACTATGGAAGATG TTCCCAGCCGCTCGCCAGAGGATGTGCGATGTGCCGCCTTGTCGTCGCAGTCCCTGCAGGTTTCCTGGCAACCTCCTCCGATCTACCACACCAACGGTCTACTGCAGGGCTACAAGCTAATCTTCGAGCCCATCATCGACGACATCCAGCCCAGCAAGGATGAGGTAGAGTCGCGCAAGACCACAGCCCTAACCATGGTCCTGACGGGACTTCGCAAGTACACAAACTACAGCATCCAAGTCCTGGCCCACACCCGAATGGGTGACGGAGTTTTGTCCAAGCCCCTGTACTGCCACAGCGAGGAGGACGTGCCGGAGGCGCCGGCGGACATTAAGGTAGTGGTTAGCTCGTCACAGTCTCTTTACATATCCTGGTTGCCGCCAACGGAGCCGAACGGGGTGATCACCAAGTTCAGCCTGTACACACGAGTGGTGAACGGACGCGAGGAGCTGAACAACGAGAAGCGCAGCCTGCCGTCACAGCAGGCCTACTACGAGGCGAAGGGTCTGCATCCCCACATGGAGTACCAGTTCTGGGTGACGGCCAGCACGCGGGTGGGCGAGGGCAAGAGCTCCCGGGTAGCCTCTCAGATCACGACCAACCGCATTCCGGCCCGGATCATATCTTTCGGCGGCCCGGTGGTGCGGCCCTGGCGCTCCACTGTCACCCTGCCGTGCACGGCAGTGGGCAAGCCCAAGCGGGATTGGTTCAAGTCGGACGTGGTGCTGCGCCAGGGCGGCGTACACAACACACAGCTGCTGGACACCGGAGACCTGATCATCTCCAGCCTGGAGCTGGCGGACGGCGGCAACTACAGCTGCCAGGTGGACAACGGCATTGGCACGGATCGGCTCACCCACATCCTCATGGTGCAGGTGCCTCCCTCGGCGCCCACTCTTTATGTGACCAGTGCCACCTCGAGCAGCATCCTGATGCACTGGAAGTGCGGATTCACCGGCAACGCCCCCATCACCGGGTACACCCTCTTCTACCGACgcggcaacggcaacaccgACGAGATGCAGCTCTCTCGTCACGCCTCCAGCCACGAGCTAAAGGGCCTTGTATGCGGCAGCACCTACCAGATCTACCTGAGTGCCCAGAACAAGGTGGGCCCCTCGCCCTCCAGCATCATGCTGCACGTCCGCACCCAGGGCCAGTCTCCGGGACAGCCCTCCTCCACGGCACTGCTGGCGCCCAACTCTACCTCGCTCCTGGTCCGTCTCCACTCCTGGCCGGACAACGGCTGCCCCATCCTCTACTTTGTCCTGCAGTACAAGGCGATGACCGACGATCCAGATGCCGAGTGGGTTATGG TCTCCAATGCATTGAAACCTCAACGTCGTCTGGTGGTTCCCAACCTGCTGCCCTCCACCCTGTACCACCTCCGCATGGAAGCCCACAACGTGGCTGGTCAGTCGAGTGCCGAGTTCTCTTTCGTGACCCTGACCAAGGACGGGGACCCGCCGCCACCGGAGATCGTGCAGCGGGGGCATCGCGGCACCACCGTCTTCTACGGAAACATCAACCTGCTAATTCCCAGCATTGCGGCTCTGTCCGGAATGATCTGCACCATCGTCATGGTCATCATCTGCTACAGGAACA AGCAAAGCGCCCACAGTCAGAAGGAGTCCCTGGAGAATCGAGCCAACTCGGAGGCGGCCCAGAGGGAGAGGTACTACGCCACCATACACAAGGTGTCCATGCAGAACAATGACAAGATTCCAG aaaccTCCGAGGACATCTCGCCATACGCCACCTTCCAGCTCTCAGAGGGAGCTGGGAACATGTCGCAGCCGCACCACGGAGGTCCTGCCAACACGCTGCTCCACTCGTTCATGTACCACGAGCGGGCCCTGGCCGAGGGCTGCTCGTCGCCACCACCAGCCGCG TCGAAGAACCGGAGGCGCCACTCCCGGAAGACGGAGCCGGAGAGCGAGGAGTCGGAGTCGGACCAGGACCAGTTGACCTCCAGCCGCACGGAGTCCTCCAACCAGCACGAGGGCAAGATCAAGCACA GCATCATCTACCATGGAGCACAGTCAAGCACCTCCTCCGATCTGTCACCAATGTCCGAACAGAAATCGTTGCCCCGCCGCGGCCGCTCCAGGTATCATCACCAGCAATATCAGTTTTCCACCAATACCACACCGCGCcaccacaacagcaacaaaatgAACAACAACACaagcaacaacatcaacacCACCAACATGAACATTAACATGAACATGAATAGCACTGCCACAAATACGACAGCCACACCATCGACCAGCAATTCGAACAAAATTCTATCGCCGCGGGGCGGCGGAAACCTCAAGTCCATATCGAGCACCTTCAAATCACAAGACTCCATTCAGTGCCACATACCCACATTGGTCAAGTCGCCATCGATTAGTACACAGCAGCAGAAACAGTTCCACAAACAGCAGGTCCTGGGTAGCACTAACGGTAGTAGCAGTAACGGTAACGGTAACAGTAACAGTAACATGTCCTGTAACCCCAACTCGAACAGCAGTAGTTTGAAGCAACAGCAACCCCTCCTGATCACGCCCAAGCTCCATCAGCTGGAGGCCGGCAGCGGGCCGCAGGAGCTGATGGGGCTGGACGGGATCGGCGGTAGCCCCCTGGTAGCCTGCATGCCGCCCTCCTCACAGTTCCGCCCAATTCCCCACAAGTCCTCGATAATGCCCGCGCATGAGCCACCGCACCACCAGAACCACAGCAACCACCTGCCGCCGCACCACCCGAGCTCGGGCTCCACCCTGCTCAACCCCTCGACGGCCATGCTCTCGTCCAAGTTCTTCACAGCGCCCACGCTGCCCAAATAG